A region of the Oceanihabitans sp. IOP_32 genome:
AATTTCAGTTAATGGAATGGAAAATTGATCTTGAAAATTTTTCAATTGAATAGATACGGCTGGTTGTGTTAAAAAAAGTTTCTCAGCTGTTTTGGTAACACTTTTACTTTCTGATATTTCTAAGAATATCTTTAATTGATGCAAGGTATAATTCATAAAATATTTTAATGTAAATCATTGCAAATGTAAATAAAAATTTATGGTTAAGTTTTTGAAACTTTGCGTCGTAAATCATTAAACGGCATATCCGTTTTTCGTCATACCACGAAAAAATCTATGCTCGTCTGCAAAATCAGCGAGAAAACAAATAGTAGATACGGGAGAATTATCCCGCGGATTACGCAGGTTTACGCGGAATAAAAATAAATATTTGTTTTCGTGATTGTGTACAGTTGTCATCATAAGTTACTAATTTATAGGTTTATGACATTTAGTGGACGATCAATCATTAAAATTTAAAATATGGAAATCAAAATAAGAACTCAAATTGGAAATCAGGTACATACAGTTCAGTTGGTGGATGGTGAATTCTCTCCATCACAAGCAAATGATGTCATTTCATCACTCATCAACCAAAAAAATCAATTATTATAAATTAAAAGGACTTCAAAACTGGGAAAGAAATCACAAATATGATGAAGAACCCTTAAGAAATCAAATTAAAGAATTAGAGGAAGCTATGAAACAAACCAAAGATTTTATGACGGAATAAAAAAATGGTGGAAAAAACGTAAAAGTTGACGAAATATAAAAATCACAGTCTTAGAATAATTATTCAAAATACACACCTATACACAATATGGCATTAACTAACGAACTACCCCAAAATCAATCAAACCAAAGGGAAGAGCATAAAATCCCCTTAATAGCTGCACTGGCAACTCCCCTCTTATGGCTCTTATTTTTTTGCTCAGTAGGCTTGCTCATTTTTCATCAAGTCAATAATACACAATGGAATTTTAATGATAGTTTCCGAATAAACGGATTTACACTCCTCATTTGGATAACTGTAACTTTCTTTAGCGCTGTTGTTAGCAGTTATTCGAAGAATTACTTAAAAGGTTTTAAGTATCACAGAAGATTTACAGCACTTAGTTTAAGTTTTACGTTATCGGTTATGCTTTTTGTGATGTCCAATCATATTGCTCCATTTTTAATTTCTTGGTTATTAATGGGCTTTTTTATGGCACGATTGATTGGAGTAAACTCTGATTGGGGTGAAGCTAAAGAAGCATCAAGATTAGCTCAGAAATATTTTTTTGCTGGTACAGCTTTATTGAGTATTGGAGTTTTAACACTTTCCTTTTATAGCAATCTTTTTACCATTACTGAACTGGTTGAAAATATCGAAAAAATACCTTTTTACATTGTTATTATTGCTGCATTCTGTATTATAACTGCAGCCATTATACAATCTGCTATGTACCCATTTCATCGCTGGTTGCTTTCAGCCATGACAGCCCCAACTCCAGCATCTGCACTTATGCACGCAGGTTTTGTAAATGGTGCTGGTATTTTGCTTACCATTTTGTCTGCTGTTTTATTAACATCGAATACGCTAACATTAATTTTTATCATTGGAGGTCTCACTGCTATTATTGCTCAATTTACAAAACTGCTTCAGGTAAATGTGAAACAAAAACTTGCTTGTTCAACTATTGCTCAAATGGGTTTTATGATTATGCAATGTGGTTTAGGTTTTTTTAATGCAGCAGTAGCTCATTTGATTTTGCATGGGTTTTATAAAGCCTATTTGTTTTTATCATCAGGAGAAGAAATTGCTCATACTGCTCCTAAAAAACTAGAGAAAATAAAAATAAAACCTTTTCAAGCTATTGTTGTACTAATATCTGGTTCGGCTG
Encoded here:
- a CDS encoding proton-conducting transporter membrane subunit, whose translation is MLIFHQVNNTQWNFNDSFRINGFTLLIWITVTFFSAVVSSYSKNYLKGFKYHRRFTALSLSFTLSVMLFVMSNHIAPFLISWLLMGFFMARLIGVNSDWGEAKEASRLAQKYFFAGTALLSIGVLTLSFYSNLFTITELVENIEKIPFYIVIIAAFCIITAAIIQSAMYPFHRWLLSAMTAPTPASALMHAGFVNGAGILLTILSAVLLTSNTLTLIFIIGGLTAIIAQFTKLLQVNVKQKLACSTIAQMGFMIMQCGLGFFNAAVAHLILHGFYKAYLFLSSGEEIAHTAPKKLEKIKIKPFQAIVVLISGSAGAILFAILTGKTNINDTSVFLTLIVAITVGQVAYNIVKEKSLSNIQKAIVPIVLSVSGIGAYALLYNGVTNLMSDMPFSEVPQPLSVLQIVFGVVFLLGFFIMKLGLYKKIPWLYVKLLNLSQPNKKTILTYKISNK